The Pogona vitticeps strain Pit_001003342236 chromosome 3, PviZW2.1, whole genome shotgun sequence genome includes a window with the following:
- the PLS1 gene encoding plastin-1: MENNVTTISREELEELKEAFSKIDIDNSGYVSDYELQDLFKEASLPLPGYKVREIVEKIIAVTDNNKDGKINFEEFVSVIQELKSKDISKSFRKSINKKKGITAIGGTSPISSEGTQHSYSEEEKVAFVNWINKALQDDPDCKHLLPMDPLDDSLFKSLADGILLCKMINLSQPDTIDERAINKKKLTPFTISENLDLALNSASAIGCTVVNIGSQDLKDGKPHLVLGLLWQIIKVGLFADIEISRNEALIGLLNDGEELEQLMKLSPEDLLLRWVNYHLDNAGWKKISNFSQDIKDSKAYFHLLNQIAPKGGNHGGTTLSIDLSGFNEENDLRRAEYMLQQAEKLGCRQFVTPADVVAGNPKLNMAFVANLFNTYPALQKPEGSSYDISLLEGESKEERTFRNWMNSLGVTPYINHLYSDLADALVIFQLYEIIRVPVEWNHVNKPPYPTLGGNMKKIENCNYAVELGKNKAKFSLVGIGGQDLNEGNPTLTLALVWQLMRRYTLNVLSDLGEGEKINDETIIKWVNQTLTNANKTTSITSFKDKSISTSLPVLDLIDAIAPKAVRPEMIKREDLTDADKLNNAKYAISVARKIGACIYALPDDLVEVKPKMVMTVFACLMARGLNKIK; this comes from the exons ATATTGACAACAGTGGATATGTCAGCGATTATGAACTTCAAGATCTTTTCAAAGAAGCCAGCCTTCCTCTTCCTGGTTATAAAGTCCGAGAAATTGTAGAAAAAATTATAGCAGTGACCGATAACAACAAAGATGGCAAAATCAACTTTGAAGAATTTGTGTCA GTGATTCAGGAACTAAAAAGTAAAGATATTAGTAAATCATTCCGAAAATCCATAAACAAAAAAAAGGGAATTACTGCGATTGGAGGAACATCACCAATTTCCAGTGAGGGCACTCAGCACTCTTACTCAG AGGAAGAAAAGGTTGCTTTTGTTAACTGGATAAATAAGGCTCTTCAAGATGACCCTGACTGCAAACATCTTCTCCCTATGGATCCATTGGATGATAGTCTTTTTAAGTCACTTGCAGATGGCATCCTTCTTTG CAAAATGATTAACTTATCCCAACCAGATACAATTGATGAGAGAGCTATTAACAAGAAGAAGCTTACCCCATTCACTATATCT gaAAATCTGGATCTTGCACTAAATTCTGCATCAGCTATTGGCTGTACAGTTGTAAATATTGGATCGCAAGATCTTAAGGATGGGAAACCACATTTGGTTTTGGGACTGTTGTGGCAAATCATTAAAGTTGGGCTTTTTGCTGATATAGAGATCTCCAGAAATGAAG CCCTTATTGGTTTGCTTAATGATGGGGAAGAATTAGAACAGCTAATGAAACTGTCTCCGGAAGATCTTCTGCTACGCTGGGTTAATTATCATCTGGATAATGCTGGATGGAAAAAAATAAGCAACTTTAGTCAAGACATTAAG GACTCAAAAGCTTACTTCCATTTATTAAATCAAATTGCACCCAAAGGAGGCAACCATGGAGGGACCACACTTTCCATTGATCTTTCAGGTTTTAAT gagGAAAATGACCTGAGGAGGGCTGAATATATGCTTCAGCAAGCAGAGAAATTGGGCTGCAGACAGTTTGTTACTCCTGCTGATGTAGTTGCAGGCAACCCTAAACTTAACATGGCCTTTGTTGCAAATCTCTTTAACACATATCCTGCCCTGCAGAAGCCAGAAGGCTCTTCATATGACATCAGTTTACTAGAAG GAGAAAGTAAGGAAGAGAGAACATTCCGAAACTGGATGAATTCTTTAGGTGTAACACCTTATATTAACCATTTGTACAG TGACCTTGCTGATGCTTTAGTAATCTTCCAGTTATATGAAATCATCCGTGTACCAGTAGAATGGAACCATGTCAACAAGCCACCATATCCTACACTTGGTGGTAACATGAAAAAG ATTGAAAACTGTAACTATGCAGTGGAGCTCGGGAAGAACAAAGCCAAGTTCTCACTGGTTGGTATTGGTGGACAGGACCTCAATGAAGGCAACCCAACACTGACACTGGCATTGGTATGGCAGTTAATGAGAAG GTACACTTTGAATGTACTATCAGACCTtggagagggggagaaaataaATGATGAAACTATTATTAAATGGGTGAATCAAACTCTTACAAATGCAAATAAGACCACTTCAATAACTAGCTTCAAG GACAAATCCATTAGCACCAGTTTACCTGTACTAGATTTAATAGATGCCATTGCACCAAAAGCGGTCCGTCCAGAAATGATCAAGAGGGAAGACCTTACTGATGCAGACAAACTGAATAATGCTAA ATATGCCATTTCCGTTGCTCGAAAAATTGGTGCTTGTATATATGCCCTACCAGATGACTTGGTAGAAGTGAAGCCAAAAATGGTCATGACAGTGTTTGCATGCTTGATGGCAAGAGgactgaacaaaataaaataa